One window of the Acinetobacter equi genome contains the following:
- the adeC gene encoding AdeC/AdeK/OprM family multidrug efflux complex outer membrane factor: MQNIWSISGRSIAVSALALALTACQSMRGPEPVVQSNIPSTYTNASGTSIAEQGYKDFFADARLVKVIDLALENNRDLRTATLNIQRTQQQYQISKDNQLPTIGASGGVLRQDTITAPSPYTTYSVGLGVTSYELDFWGRVRSLKDSALDTYLATASARESTKIALISQVTQAWLSYAFANANLQLAEQTLTSQQKAYELNKKRFDVGIDNELSVRQAQISVETARSDVGSYKTQVSQALNALNLLVGQQVPQDLLPPAHLEKVTNIEAIGTGLPSDLLNNRPDLRSAEYQLSAAGANIGAAKAALFPTITLTGNAGYSSTDLSDLFKSGSFVWSVGPSLNLPIFDWGTRKSNIKIAKIDQEIALSNYEKAIQSAFSEVNDALAVRTHIADRLSAQKRLVEASKATYRLSDARFKAGIDGYLNVLDAQRSSYSAEQGLLALEQANLNNQVELYKSLGGGVKAISSEQLTAEPSTSDLKYGNK; this comes from the coding sequence ATGCAAAACATATGGTCTATTTCAGGTCGTAGCATTGCGGTATCTGCACTTGCGCTTGCTTTGACAGCTTGTCAAAGCATGCGTGGTCCAGAACCCGTAGTACAATCTAATATACCTAGCACATATACCAATGCTTCTGGTACTTCTATTGCAGAACAAGGCTATAAAGATTTCTTTGCTGACGCTCGTTTAGTTAAAGTGATTGACCTAGCATTGGAAAATAACCGCGATTTACGTACAGCAACATTAAATATTCAGCGTACACAACAACAATACCAAATTTCTAAAGACAACCAACTACCAACAATTGGTGCAAGCGGTGGTGTTTTACGTCAAGATACGATTACAGCACCTTCTCCTTACACAACTTATAGTGTTGGTTTAGGTGTAACATCATATGAATTAGATTTTTGGGGTCGTGTACGTAGTTTAAAAGACAGTGCGTTAGATACATATTTAGCAACTGCTAGCGCTCGTGAATCGACTAAAATTGCCTTAATCAGTCAAGTCACGCAAGCATGGTTATCTTATGCTTTTGCGAATGCAAACTTGCAATTGGCTGAGCAGACTCTCACAAGCCAACAAAAGGCTTATGAGCTCAACAAAAAGCGCTTTGATGTCGGTATTGATAATGAACTATCCGTTCGACAAGCACAAATTTCTGTTGAAACTGCCCGTAGTGATGTTGGAAGTTATAAAACTCAAGTTTCTCAAGCACTCAATGCTCTAAACTTATTGGTTGGTCAACAAGTTCCTCAAGACTTATTACCACCTGCGCATTTAGAAAAAGTGACAAACATTGAGGCAATTGGTACAGGCTTACCAAGTGACTTACTGAATAATCGCCCTGATTTACGTAGTGCGGAATATCAACTATCTGCTGCTGGTGCCAATATTGGTGCTGCAAAAGCTGCTTTATTCCCAACGATTACCTTAACAGGTAATGCTGGCTATTCATCTACAGATTTAAGTGATTTATTTAAATCAGGAAGTTTTGTATGGTCTGTTGGTCCAAGTCTTAATCTTCCAATTTTTGACTGGGGCACACGTAAGTCAAACATTAAAATTGCAAAAATTGATCAAGAAATTGCACTTTCTAACTATGAAAAAGCAATTCAATCTGCATTTAGTGAAGTGAACGATGCTCTTGCTGTTCGCACACATATTGCTGATCGCTTATCGGCTCAAAAACGATTAGTCGAAGCTTCTAAAGCAACATATCGTTTATCTGATGCACGTTTCAAAGCGGGTATTGATGGCTATTTAAATGTACTCGATGCTCAACGAAGTTCTTATTCCGCTGAACAAGGTTTACTTGCTTTAGAACAAGCAAACCTCAATAACCAAGTTGAATTGTATAAATCTCTTGGTGGTGGTGTAAAAGCAATATCTTCAGAGCAACTTACAGCCGAGCCTTCTACTTCTGATCTAAAATATGGTAACAAATAA
- a CDS encoding efflux RND transporter permease subunit: MAQFFIHRPIFAWVIALVIMLAGILSIANMPIAQYPTVAPPTVTISATYPGASAKTVEDTVTQIIEQQMNGLDGLRYISSNSYGNGQASIAVTFEQGIDPDIAQVQVQNKLQSATALLPQAVQRQGVKVTKSGASFLQVLAFYSDDNKLTGEDIKDYVNSFISEPLSRVPGVGEVQVFGSYYAIRIWLDPAKLASFQLTPTDISNAVQAQNAQVAVGQIGGAPSVEGQVLNATVNAQSLLQTPEQFREIFLKNTSNGAQVRLGDVARVELGAENYQFDSKFNGKPAGGVAIKLSTGANALDTAKAVEAQLKEMRNNYPEGLKDTIAFDTTPFIQISIENVVETLFEAIALVFLVMFLFLQNWRATIIPTLAVPVVVLGTFAVINVFGFSINTLTMFAMVLAIGLLVDDAIVVVENVERVIQEEHLDPVHATEVSMKQISGALVGITSVLSAVFVPMAFFDGTTGIIYRQFSITLVTAMVLSLLVALTFTPALCATLLKAHDPNAVPSQRLHARFFRWFNHTFEKISHKYQNGVNRMTHHKVFSGVLYVVVISAIVVLLNKLPSAYLPNEDQGVIITLVQLPDNASLQRTEKVVDQMSAFYREKEKDAVDSVFSVAGFSFAGVGQNVGLAFVKLKDWKYRTTPETQIGAIIQRSMIMNVLFKEATYILPLQLPAMPELGVSDGFNLELRDVGGNGHAKLNEARDAVVAMAAQDPRLMQVRQNGQRDNAQYQINVDQAVAGAMGINIADINNTMSIAWGGSYVNDFIDRGRVKKVYVQAEDNARMLPEDLDKWYVRNNQNTMVPFSTFATGEWTYGSPLLQRYNGVPAINIQGSPAPGTSSGDAMLAMQEIVKKLPEQGLKGFDFQWTGISLDAQDSSSQAPMVYALSLLIVFLCLAALYESWSIPFSVILVVPLGVIGAVALTFAAMILKSDPNLSDNIYFQVAIITVIGLSAKNAILIVEFAKELQEKGEELFEATMHAAKMRLRPIIMTTLAFGFGVLPLALSTGAGAGSQNSVGYGVLGGVLSSTLLGIFFIPVFFVWIRSIFKYKPKQINNQEQSS, translated from the coding sequence ATGGCTCAATTTTTTATTCATCGCCCCATCTTCGCATGGGTAATTGCATTGGTCATTATGTTGGCAGGGATTCTTTCCATCGCCAACATGCCAATTGCACAATATCCAACTGTTGCTCCACCAACAGTTACCATTTCAGCAACATATCCTGGCGCATCAGCAAAGACAGTTGAAGATACTGTAACCCAGATCATTGAACAACAAATGAATGGTCTAGATGGTTTACGCTATATTTCATCTAACAGCTATGGTAATGGTCAAGCATCGATAGCCGTAACATTTGAACAAGGTATTGATCCTGATATCGCACAAGTACAAGTTCAAAATAAATTACAATCTGCGACAGCATTACTTCCACAAGCGGTACAACGCCAAGGTGTAAAAGTTACCAAATCAGGTGCAAGCTTCTTACAAGTACTTGCCTTCTACTCTGATGATAACAAGCTAACAGGCGAAGATATTAAAGATTATGTAAACTCTTTTATTTCTGAACCACTTAGCCGTGTACCAGGTGTGGGTGAAGTGCAGGTATTCGGTAGTTACTATGCTATCCGTATTTGGCTTGATCCTGCTAAATTAGCAAGCTTTCAACTAACACCAACAGACATTTCAAATGCAGTTCAAGCACAAAATGCTCAAGTTGCTGTTGGTCAAATTGGTGGCGCTCCATCTGTTGAAGGTCAAGTTCTTAATGCGACAGTCAATGCACAAAGCTTATTGCAAACACCGGAACAATTCCGTGAAATTTTCTTAAAGAATACTTCGAATGGTGCACAAGTACGTTTAGGCGATGTTGCACGTGTTGAACTTGGTGCAGAAAACTACCAGTTTGATTCGAAATTTAATGGTAAACCTGCTGGTGGTGTTGCGATTAAACTCTCAACAGGTGCTAATGCATTAGATACAGCAAAAGCAGTTGAAGCACAACTTAAAGAGATGCGTAACAACTATCCTGAAGGATTGAAAGATACCATCGCCTTTGATACAACGCCATTTATTCAAATCTCTATTGAGAATGTAGTAGAAACATTATTTGAAGCAATTGCGCTCGTATTCTTGGTAATGTTCTTATTCCTTCAAAACTGGCGTGCAACAATTATTCCAACCCTAGCCGTACCTGTTGTGGTATTGGGTACGTTTGCTGTTATTAATGTTTTTGGCTTCTCGATTAACACATTAACCATGTTTGCAATGGTATTGGCCATTGGTCTCTTGGTCGATGATGCAATTGTTGTAGTAGAAAACGTCGAACGTGTCATTCAAGAAGAACATTTAGATCCAGTTCATGCAACTGAAGTTTCTATGAAACAAATTTCAGGTGCACTTGTCGGGATTACAAGTGTGTTATCTGCTGTATTCGTTCCAATGGCATTCTTTGATGGAACAACTGGTATTATTTATCGTCAGTTCTCCATCACACTTGTAACAGCAATGGTGTTATCACTATTAGTTGCCTTAACATTTACTCCTGCTTTGTGTGCTACTTTACTCAAAGCACATGATCCAAATGCCGTTCCAAGCCAACGATTACATGCACGTTTCTTCAGATGGTTTAACCACACATTTGAAAAAATCAGTCATAAATATCAAAACGGTGTAAACCGTATGACACACCATAAAGTATTTTCTGGTGTGCTATATGTGGTCGTAATTAGTGCAATTGTTGTTTTATTAAATAAACTGCCATCGGCATATTTACCAAATGAAGACCAAGGTGTCATCATTACATTGGTTCAATTACCAGATAATGCATCATTGCAACGTACTGAAAAAGTCGTTGATCAAATGAGTGCCTTCTATCGCGAAAAAGAAAAGGATGCTGTTGACTCTGTATTTAGTGTTGCTGGCTTCTCTTTTGCTGGTGTTGGACAAAACGTCGGCTTAGCTTTCGTTAAACTTAAAGACTGGAAATATCGTACGACACCTGAAACACAAATCGGGGCAATTATTCAACGTAGTATGATCATGAATGTCTTGTTTAAAGAAGCAACGTACATTCTTCCGCTACAATTACCAGCAATGCCTGAATTAGGCGTGAGCGATGGTTTTAACCTCGAACTACGTGATGTTGGTGGTAATGGTCATGCAAAACTGAATGAAGCACGTGATGCAGTGGTAGCCATGGCTGCTCAAGATCCGCGCTTAATGCAAGTTCGTCAAAATGGTCAGCGTGATAATGCACAATATCAGATCAATGTTGATCAAGCTGTTGCGGGTGCAATGGGGATTAATATTGCAGATATTAACAACACCATGAGTATTGCTTGGGGTGGTTCATATGTGAATGACTTCATTGATCGTGGACGTGTGAAAAAAGTCTATGTTCAAGCCGAAGATAATGCACGTATGTTGCCTGAAGATCTTGATAAGTGGTATGTCCGAAATAATCAGAACACTATGGTACCGTTCTCGACATTTGCTACAGGCGAATGGACATATGGTTCACCATTGTTACAACGCTATAACGGTGTTCCAGCGATTAATATTCAAGGTTCTCCTGCACCAGGCACTAGTTCGGGCGATGCAATGCTTGCAATGCAAGAAATCGTTAAAAAACTACCTGAACAAGGGCTCAAAGGTTTTGACTTCCAATGGACAGGTATTTCTCTCGATGCACAAGATTCATCATCTCAAGCACCGATGGTATATGCACTTTCATTATTAATCGTCTTCCTTTGCTTAGCAGCTTTATATGAAAGTTGGTCTATTCCATTCTCTGTAATTTTAGTTGTGCCATTAGGTGTAATTGGTGCAGTTGCATTAACATTCGCAGCAATGATTCTGAAAAGTGATCCAAACTTATCAGATAACATTTACTTCCAAGTCGCAATTATTACCGTGATTGGTTTATCTGCGAAGAATGCTATTTTAATTGTAGAGTTTGCAAAAGAACTGCAAGAAAAAGGTGAAGAACTTTTCGAAGCAACCATGCACGCTGCAAAAATGCGTTTACGTCCAATTATTATGACAACACTCGCATTTGGTTTTGGTGTACTTCCACTTGCTCTATCTACAGGTGCTGGTGCAGGTAGTCAAAACTCTGTTGGTTATGGTGTGCTTGGTGGGGTTCTCTCTTCAACTTTACTGGGTATTTTCTTTATTCCAGTATTCTTTGTTTGGATTCGAAGCATATTCAAATATAAACCAAAACAAATAAATAATCAGGAGCAATCATCGTGA
- a CDS encoding efflux RND transporter periplasmic adaptor subunit — protein MMSAKLWAPALTACALATSIALVGCSEDPKDAQQAAAAQQMPPTEVGVIVAQPQSVEQTVELSGRTSAYEISEVRPQTSGVILKRLFVEGSYVQEGQALYQLDSRTNNADLENAKATLNRQIANLNMLRVTEARYRQLVSSNAISKQDYDNAVTQVKLAEADVAASKAQVRNAEINLGYSTIRAPISGKTNRSTVTVGALVTANQADPLVTIQRLNPIYVDINQSSAELLRLRKQINEGKVSDANNPVVKLKLDDGSYYPIEGRLAFSNASVNPDTGTILLRATFNNPNDGLLPGMFVNAQIVQGILPNAFLVPQAALSRTPTGQAMAMLVNAKGQVESRQVTTSGTQGQNWIVTEGLKPGDKIIVDGIAKVKPEQKVIAKPYQPKGAAPQSMAPKSAQPEKQADVKPEQKSTSNA, from the coding sequence ATGATGTCGGCAAAGCTTTGGGCCCCTGCCCTGACTGCTTGCGCATTAGCAACAAGTATTGCACTTGTTGGTTGTAGCGAAGATCCAAAAGATGCTCAGCAAGCTGCGGCAGCCCAACAAATGCCACCAACTGAAGTTGGTGTTATTGTTGCTCAGCCACAAAGTGTTGAACAAACAGTTGAACTATCTGGTCGTACTTCAGCATATGAAATTTCAGAAGTTCGCCCTCAAACAAGTGGTGTCATTCTAAAACGCTTATTTGTTGAAGGCAGCTATGTTCAAGAAGGTCAAGCACTCTATCAACTAGACTCACGTACCAATAATGCAGATTTAGAAAATGCAAAAGCAACCTTGAATCGTCAAATTGCAAATCTAAATATGTTACGTGTGACCGAAGCACGTTATCGTCAGCTTGTGAGCTCAAATGCCATTTCAAAACAAGATTATGATAATGCTGTAACACAGGTAAAACTTGCAGAAGCTGATGTAGCAGCATCTAAAGCACAAGTTCGAAATGCTGAAATTAACTTAGGTTACTCAACAATTCGTGCACCAATTTCAGGTAAAACAAACCGCTCTACTGTCACTGTTGGTGCTTTAGTCACAGCAAATCAAGCTGATCCTTTAGTCACAATTCAACGCTTAAATCCAATTTACGTTGATATTAACCAATCAAGTGCTGAACTTTTACGTTTACGTAAACAAATCAACGAAGGGAAAGTAAGCGATGCAAACAATCCTGTGGTAAAGTTGAAACTTGATGATGGTAGTTACTATCCAATTGAAGGTCGTTTAGCATTCTCAAATGCAAGCGTTAATCCTGATACTGGTACTATTCTTTTACGAGCAACCTTTAACAATCCAAATGATGGTTTATTACCAGGTATGTTTGTTAATGCGCAAATCGTACAAGGCATTCTTCCAAATGCTTTCTTAGTTCCTCAAGCAGCACTTTCACGTACGCCAACAGGTCAAGCTATGGCAATGCTTGTAAATGCGAAAGGACAAGTAGAGTCTCGTCAAGTAACAACGTCTGGTACACAAGGTCAAAATTGGATTGTGACAGAAGGACTTAAACCTGGCGATAAAATCATTGTTGATGGTATTGCAAAAGTAAAACCTGAGCAAAAAGTTATAGCAAAGCCATATCAACCTAAAGGTGCAGCACCTCAAAGCATGGCTCCAAAAAGCGCTCAGCCAGAAAAACAAGCTGATGTAAAACCAGAACAAAAATCTACTTCAAATGCATAA